One Coffea arabica cultivar ET-39 chromosome 5c, Coffea Arabica ET-39 HiFi, whole genome shotgun sequence DNA window includes the following coding sequences:
- the LOC113690178 gene encoding tabersonine 16-hydroxylase 1-like, protein MEVILFLLAFLLFYFMVAKILKSSSGKNSRLRLPPGPNPLPIIGNMHQLFGSPFHHLLRDLAKKYGPLMHLKLGEMPTIIVTSPEMAKEIYRTNDVIFASRPSHRVTFKIFSYNHNDIIFSPYGNYWRQLRKICTTEVLSPKRVQTFKAVREDEVFDLIKSISLQKGSTINLSRRIFSLTYSITSLAAFGKRNKDRERFLHFVDELNGLASLFCLADMYPSVKFLQLTSTVRSSYEKIHKQVDEILENILDEHKGKIQESKQEGEEGKEDLVDVLLNIQKRGDFEPQLTDTNIKAVILDVFSAGSETTSTAIEWAISEMVKNPEIINRAQCEVRSLYNDKGNVDESRLHELKYLHAIIKETLRLHPNAPLLLPRECTEECRINGYDIPAKAQVIVNAWAIGRDPLYWSEAEKFNPLRFLDSKIDYKSNNFEYIPFGAGRRICPGISFSQAVVQLVLAQLLFHFDWKLPGDLKPEELDMADNLGVTIRRKNDLHLIPIPYLGSCLIKDD, encoded by the exons ATGGAggtcattcttttccttttggctTTCCTACTCTTCTATTTCATGGTAGCCAAAATTCTTAAAAGCTCCTCGGgaaaaaactcaagattgaggcttCCCCCGGGGCCTAATCCACTGCCTATCATAGGAAATATGCATCAACTTTTTGGCTCCCCATTCCATCACTTGCTCAGAGACTTGGCCAAAAAATATGGACCGTTGATGCACCTAAAGCTTGGTGAAATGCCTACCATCATTGTCACGTCCCCTGAAATGGCCAAAGAGATTTATAGAACAAACGATGTCATATTTGCTTCAAGACCCTCTCATCGTGTCACATTCAAGATTTTTTCCTACAATCATAACGATATTATCTTTTCTCCCTATGGAAATTATTGGAGACAACTTCGGAAGATTTGCACCACGGAAGTTCTTAGTCCAAAACGGGTGCAAACTTTCAAAGCAGTTAGGGAAGATGAAGTTTTTGATCTCATCAAATCGATCTCTTTGCAAAAGGGATCGACTATCAATCTAAGCAGAAGGATTTTCTCTCTCACTTATAGCATCACAAGCCTGGCAGCCTTCgggaaaagaaacaaagacAGAGAAAGATTCTTGCACTTTGTCGATGAACTCAATGGGCTGGCATCTTTGTTCTGCTTAGCTGACATGTATCCTTCAGTCAAGTTTCTTCAATTGACGAGTACAGTTAGGTCAAGTTATGAGAAAATACACAAGCAAGTagatgaaatacttgaaaataTTCTCGATGAGCATAAAGGGAAAATCCAAGAATCAAAACAGGAAggtgaagaaggcaaggaggaTCTTGTCGATGTTCTTCTCAATATTCAGAAACGTGGGGACTTCGAGCCTCAACTAACTGATACAAACATCAAAGCTGTTATCCTG GATGTTTTCAGTGCTGGCAGTGAGACTACATCAACAGCCATCGAGTGGGCAATTTCTGAAATGGTTAAAAACCCAGAAATAATAAACAGGGCACAATGTGAGGTAAGAAGTTTATATAATGACAAAGGAAATGTCGATGAATCACGCCTTCATGAGCTCAAATATTTGCACGCAATCATCAAAGAGACCTTGAGACTACATCCAAATGCTCCACTTTTGTTGCCAAGAGAATGCACTGAAGAATGCAGAATCAATGGTTATGACATACCAGCCAAGGCACAAGTAATTGTGAATGCATGGGCAATTGGTAGAGATCCATTATACTGGAGTGAAGCTGAGAAATTCAATCCTTTGCGATTTCTTGATTCTAAAATTGATTACAAAAGCAATAACTTTGAATACATCCCATTTGGTGCTGGAAGAAGGATTTGTCCAGGCATATCATTTTCTCAAGCAGTAGTTCAGCTGGTACTTGCACAGCTGTTGTTCCACTTTGATTGGAAGCTCCCTGGTGACCTGAAACCAGAAGAACTAGACATGGCTGATAACCTTGGCGTGACAATTAGGAGAAAAAATGATCTCCACTTGATTCCAATTCCTTATCTTGGTTCTTGTTTAATAAAGGATGACTAG
- the LOC113689824 gene encoding tabersonine 16-hydroxylase 2-like, with the protein MEVILFLIAFLLFYFMAVKILKRPSEKNSRLRLPPGPNPLPIIGNIHQLFGSQIHHLLRDLAKIYGPLMHLKIGETPTIIVTSPELAKEIYKTNDIIFASRPSHGLLFKIFSFNYADLIFSPYGKYWRELRKICTMELLSPKRVQTFKAIREDEVFSLIKSISSQKGSTVNLSRTVATLSYSITSRAAFGKRNKDTERFKETQDELNKLSSEFSLADMFPSVKLLELMSISRFRIEKVHRQINGILESIINEHKGKMQESAKQEGGEGKEDDLVDVLLKIQKRGDFEPQLTDTNVRAVILDIFSAGSETSSTAMEWAIGEMIKNPEIMKRAQHEVRSIYDDKGNVDESRLHELKYLHAIIKETLRLHPSAPLLLPRECGQQCEINGYDIPAKADIIVNAWAIGRDPKYWIEAEKFNPSRFLDSEIDYRGNNFEYIPFGAGRRICPGISFSQAVILLVLAQLLFHFDWKLPGEVKPEEFDMTENLGVTIRPRNDIQLIPIAYGGSCLIKG; encoded by the exons ATGGAGGTTATCCTTTTCCTCATTGCcttccttcttttctatttCATGGCAGTCAAAATTCTCAAAAGGCCCTCAGAGAAAAACTCAAGATTAAGGCTTCCCCCAGGGCCTAACCCACTGCCTATCATAGGAAACATTCATCAACTCTTTGGTTCCCAGATCCATCACTTGCTCAGAGACTTGGCCAAAATTTATGGACCATTGATGCACCTAAAGATTGGTGAAACTCCAACCATCATCGTCACTTCCCCAGAACTGGCCAAGGAGATCTATAAAACAAACGACATCATCTTTGCCTCGAGACCCTCTCATGGTCTCCTAttcaagattttttctttcaattatgCTGATTTGATCTTTTCTCCCTACGGAAAATATTGGAGAGAATTACGCAAAATCTGCACCATGGAACTTCTCAGTCCAAAACGCGTGCAAACTTTCAAAGCAATTAGAGAAGATGAAGTCTTCAGTCTCATTAAATCGATTTCTTCTCAGAAGGGGTCGACTGTCAATCTAAGCAGAACCGTTGCCACTCTCAGTTACAGCATCACGAGCCGCGCAGCATTTGGGAAAAGGAACAAAGACACAGAAAGATTCAAAGAAACTCAGGATGAACTCAATAAACTGTCATCAGAGTTCAGTTTAGCTGACATGTTTCCTTCAGTCAAGTTGCTTGAGTTGATGAGCATATCTAGATTTAGGATTGAGAAAGTACACAGGCAAATTAATGGAATACTTGAAAGTATTATCAATGAGCATAAAGGGAAAATGCAAGAGTCGGCAAAACAGGAAGGCGGAGAAGGCAAGGAGGATGATCTTGTTGATGTTCTTCTCAAAATTCAGAAACGTGGGGACTTCGAACCTCAGCTAACTGATACAAACGTCAGAGCAGTTATCCTT GATATTTTCAGTGCTGGCAGCGAGACTTCATCAACAGCCATGGAGTGGGCAATTGGTGAAATGATTAAAAATCCGGAAATTATGAAAAGGGCACAACATGAGGTGAGAAGTATATACGATGACAAAGGGAATGTTGATGAATCACGCCTTCATGAGCTCAAATACTTGCATGCAATCATTAAAGAAACTCTGAGGCTTCACCCAAGTGCTCCACTATTGTTGCCAAGAGAATGCGGTCAGCAATGCGAAATCAATGGTTATGACATACCAGCCAAGGCAGACATAATCGTTAATGCATGGGCAATCGGAAGAGATCCCAAATATTGGATTGAAGCAGAGAAATTTAATCCTTCGCGATTCCTTGATTCGGAAATTGATTACAGAGGGaataattttgagtacatcCCATTTGGTGCTGGAAGAAGGATTTGCCCCGGCATATCATTTTCTCAAGCAGTGATTTTGTTGGTACTTGCACAGTTGTTGTTCCATTTTGATTGGAAGCTCCCTGGTGAAGTTAAGCCAGAAGAATTTGACATGACTGAGAACCTTGGTGTGACAATCAGACCAAGAAATGATATCCAGTTGATTCCAATTGCTTACGGTGGATCTTGTTTGATAAAAGGATAA
- the LOC113689677 gene encoding photosystem II repair protein PSB27-H1, chloroplastic-like, producing the protein MASPTLLTPSTSTPKPLLTPTIKSKLTITTTTNAATHRRRDFLSLAAGIFAPALILPLSSTPGAWATEDAEYVKETNEVINKVRTTITMDKNDPNIATAVADLREASNTWVAKYRREKALLGRSSFRDIYSALNAVSGHYISFGPTAPIPTKRKQRILEEVDTAEKALSRGR; encoded by the coding sequence ATGGCCTCCCCAACCTTGCTCACTCCCAGCACCTCCACCCCAAAACCCCTACTAACACCTACTATTAAATCCAAACTCaccatcaccaccaccaccaatgCTGCCACCCATCGCCGCCGTGATTTTTTATCATTGGCTGCCGGAATTTTCGCTCCTGCATTGATACTTCCCTTGAGTAGTACTCCAGGTGCATGGGCCACTGAGGATGCAGAGTACGTAAAGGAGACAAATGAGGTGATCAACAAGGTTAGAACCACCATCACCATGGACAAAAATGATCCCAATATAGCTACTGCAGTGGCCGACTTGAGAGAAGCATCCAATACTTGGGTGGCAAAGTATAGAAGGGAAAAGGCTCTATTAGGCCGGTCTTCATTTAGGGATATTTACTCGGCCCTCAATGCTGTTTCTGGCCATTATATTAGCTTTGGTCCGACTGCACCCATCCCTACTAAGAGGAAGCAAAGAATCTTGGAAGAAGTTGACACTGCTGAGAAGGCATTATCAAGAGGGAGATAA